A single window of bacterium DNA harbors:
- a CDS encoding P1 family peptidase, producing the protein MGRARVRDLGVTIGRLPTGPLNGITDVGGVLVGHRTLIADAPHVTRTGVTVIVPRSGAIWSNYAFAGAFSFNGNGEMTGLPWLEESGLLGSPIAITNTYAVGIVRDALIGYAVEHGYSHRFHLPVVSETYDGFLNDIDAFPVTREHVYEALAAAAGGPVPEGNVGGGTGMRCHGFKGGIGTSSRVVEVLGGRYAVGVLVQANYGRMPHLRVDGVPVGREIETSRGGPEPKGSIIVIVATDAPLLPIQCTRLARRATVGLARVGGHGFNTSGDLFLAFATGNELAAPPTKPYALAMIPHEHIDPFFEAVAEATEESILNALTAAETMTGLHGTVEAMPLDEVRRIVGRYRPA; encoded by the coding sequence ATGGGACGCGCGCGTGTGCGAGACCTCGGCGTCACGATCGGGCGACTGCCCACCGGGCCGCTCAACGGCATCACCGATGTGGGCGGCGTGCTGGTCGGCCACCGCACCTTGATAGCCGACGCGCCCCACGTGACGCGCACCGGGGTCACCGTGATCGTGCCCCGCAGCGGCGCGATCTGGAGCAACTACGCGTTCGCCGGGGCCTTTTCGTTCAATGGAAACGGCGAGATGACGGGGCTGCCGTGGCTGGAAGAATCCGGGCTGCTGGGCTCGCCGATCGCCATCACCAACACCTACGCCGTCGGCATCGTCCGAGACGCGCTGATCGGCTACGCCGTGGAGCACGGCTACAGCCACCGGTTCCATCTGCCCGTCGTCTCGGAGACGTACGACGGCTTCCTCAACGACATCGACGCGTTCCCTGTAACGCGCGAGCACGTCTATGAGGCGCTGGCGGCGGCCGCGGGCGGCCCGGTGCCGGAGGGCAACGTGGGCGGCGGGACGGGCATGCGGTGTCACGGCTTCAAAGGCGGCATCGGCACCTCGTCGCGCGTCGTCGAGGTGCTCGGCGGCCGCTACGCCGTCGGGGTGCTGGTGCAGGCGAACTACGGCCGGATGCCGCACCTGCGCGTCGACGGCGTGCCGGTGGGACGCGAGATCGAGACGAGTCGCGGCGGCCCCGAGCCGAAAGGCTCGATTATCGTGATCGTCGCCACGGACGCGCCGCTCCTTCCGATCCAGTGCACCCGCTTGGCGCGCCGCGCGACGGTCGGCCTGGCGCGCGTCGGGGGCCACGGGTTCAATACGAGCGGCGACCTGTTCCTCGCGTTCGCGACCGGGAACGAGCTTGCGGCGCCGCCGACGAAGCCGTACGCGCTCGCGATGATCCCGCACGAGCACATCGACCCGTTCTTCGAGGCCGTGGCGGAGGCCACCGAGGAGTCGATCCTGAACGCCCTGACCGCGGCGGAAACCATGACGGGGCTCCACGGCACCGTCGAGGCGATGCCGCTCGACGAGGTGCGGCGGATTGTCGGCCGCTACCGGCCGGCGTAG
- a CDS encoding MFS transporter — protein sequence MRIDRLLHGRLYYGWIVAGVTFLTLLAAAGVRSTPGVLIVPLEHEFGWNREVVPAAVSISLLLYGFSGPFAAALMDRFGVRRIVLFSLVSVAAGVGLTTVMRNSWQLDLLWGLVVGLGTGSMAMTLGAYIATRWFVERRGLVMGLFSASSATGQLIFLPLLASLVVLHGWRAASITVSAVALAMIPIAALLMRNDPAEIGLRPFGAPAGAGPVPDVPRFAAAEQGPAQAAAEAPRAVRPINPAVAAVRALTDSMGVRNFWLLAGSFFVCGASTNGLIGTHLIPASMEHGIPEVTAAGMLATIGVFDLIGTVCSGWLTDRWDSRYLLCWYYGLRGLSLLFLPYALGTSFAPMAAFAVFYGLDWVATVPPTVRLTADIFGRQRVGVVFGWIFASHQLGAATAAFGAGALRTWFGTYQGAFMGAGLLCLIASGLVMRITSPSRGVTAPLRPAEAGAV from the coding sequence ATGCGGATTGACCGGCTGCTCCACGGACGTCTGTACTACGGATGGATCGTCGCCGGCGTGACGTTTCTCACGCTGCTTGCGGCCGCCGGCGTGCGGTCGACGCCGGGCGTCCTGATCGTCCCGCTCGAGCACGAGTTCGGCTGGAACCGCGAGGTCGTCCCGGCGGCGGTGTCGATCAGTCTGCTCCTGTACGGTTTCTCCGGGCCCTTTGCCGCGGCGCTGATGGACCGGTTCGGCGTGCGGCGGATCGTGCTGTTCTCGCTCGTCTCTGTGGCGGCCGGCGTGGGCCTCACGACGGTCATGCGCAACTCCTGGCAGCTCGATCTGCTGTGGGGCCTGGTCGTCGGTCTCGGCACCGGGTCGATGGCCATGACCCTCGGCGCCTACATCGCGACCCGGTGGTTCGTGGAGCGCCGCGGACTGGTTATGGGCCTGTTCAGCGCGAGCAGCGCGACCGGTCAGCTCATCTTTCTGCCGCTGCTGGCCTCGCTCGTGGTGCTGCACGGCTGGCGCGCCGCGTCCATCACCGTGTCGGCGGTCGCGCTCGCGATGATCCCGATCGCCGCGCTGTTGATGCGCAACGATCCGGCGGAGATCGGCCTCCGTCCGTTCGGCGCGCCCGCCGGCGCCGGCCCCGTCCCGGACGTGCCGCGATTCGCGGCGGCGGAGCAGGGGCCGGCCCAGGCGGCCGCGGAGGCGCCGCGCGCGGTCCGGCCCATCAATCCGGCGGTCGCGGCCGTCAGGGCGCTCACGGACAGCATGGGGGTGCGCAATTTCTGGCTGCTCGCCGGGTCGTTCTTCGTATGCGGCGCCAGCACGAACGGCCTGATCGGCACGCATCTCATTCCCGCGTCGATGGAGCACGGCATTCCGGAGGTGACGGCCGCCGGCATGCTCGCGACGATCGGCGTGTTCGATCTCATCGGCACCGTGTGCTCCGGCTGGTTGACCGACCGCTGGGACAGCCGGTACCTGCTGTGCTGGTACTACGGGCTGCGCGGGTTATCGCTGCTGTTCCTCCCCTATGCGCTGGGAACGTCGTTCGCTCCCATGGCCGCGTTCGCCGTCTTCTACGGGCTCGACTGGGTGGCCACGGTGCCGCCCACCGTGCGGTTGACGGCGGACATCTTTGGCAGGCAGCGCGTCGGCGTCGTGTTCGGATGGATCTTTGCGTCGCACCAGCTCGGCGCGGCGACCGCCGCGTTCGGCGCGGGGGCGCTGCGCACGTGGTTTGGCACCTATCAGGGCGCCTTCATGGGCGCCGGGCTGCTCTGCCTGATCGCGTCGGGATTGGTGATGCGCATCACGTCGCCGTCCCGGGGTGTGACGGCGCCGCTGCGGCCGGCTGAGGCGGGGGCGGTATAA
- a CDS encoding copper resistance protein CopC: protein MFGAGRPAAALAVIALCVLLGRLPVVSAHAVLLRAEPTDLCLLPGGESLPSDSPICRAGAVLSQPPRAVRLVFNEPVQPIGRGLRVIGPDGRRVDQGPVGVAGATVAVNVDARAPGTYRVVWSVISPDTHPDFGTMAFSVLRPGGVLAEGTPAGGGAAVWGTILGALAHLLHFAGYALGFGTLAAVWLAGRADPPSRVSGAPELLWRLTGVGIALLLFAEPIGFAAESVALGAAGGGADPAVVGAVLDSSFGRVLAQRLAAAILLWVLAGALQSGALRAAWTVPLLGAGLAFIDGQAAHASAVRPVWWGLGINAVHVGAMGLWGGTLALALLSRPAAASRPPTVTVRPVASVGRLALAAGIAAVASGVVMAFQHLAGFRDFVANPYGRTLAVKICAVAAAAGLGWFGVRRQTARRLLTWEAAAMLVVFALAGILVLLRPPVP, encoded by the coding sequence GTGTTCGGTGCAGGGCGGCCGGCCGCGGCACTTGCCGTCATCGCCCTCTGCGTGCTGCTCGGGCGGCTCCCCGTCGTATCGGCGCACGCTGTTCTCCTCCGCGCAGAGCCTACAGATTTGTGCCTCCTGCCGGGCGGCGAGAGCCTGCCGTCCGATTCACCGATCTGTCGCGCGGGCGCGGTGCTGTCGCAGCCGCCGCGCGCGGTGCGTCTGGTCTTCAACGAGCCGGTGCAGCCGATCGGCCGGGGTCTGCGCGTCATCGGACCGGACGGGCGGCGTGTGGACCAGGGGCCGGTCGGCGTCGCCGGCGCCACGGTGGCGGTGAACGTGGACGCGCGCGCGCCCGGAACCTACCGGGTCGTCTGGTCCGTGATTTCTCCCGACACGCATCCCGACTTTGGCACGATGGCCTTCAGCGTGCTGCGTCCAGGCGGTGTGCTCGCGGAAGGAACGCCGGCCGGCGGAGGCGCCGCCGTTTGGGGAACTATCCTTGGAGCGCTTGCGCATCTCTTGCATTTTGCCGGTTACGCGCTCGGGTTCGGAACCCTTGCGGCGGTGTGGCTCGCGGGCCGGGCCGATCCGCCATCCCGCGTCTCCGGCGCGCCGGAGCTTCTGTGGCGTCTCACCGGTGTCGGCATCGCGCTGCTGCTGTTTGCCGAGCCGATCGGGTTTGCGGCGGAGTCCGTCGCCCTCGGCGCGGCGGGAGGCGGTGCCGACCCCGCGGTCGTCGGAGCCGTGCTCGATTCGAGTTTCGGCCGCGTGCTCGCGCAGCGCCTCGCGGCCGCGATTTTGTTATGGGTCCTCGCGGGGGCGCTCCAAAGCGGCGCGCTGCGCGCCGCCTGGACGGTGCCGCTGCTCGGCGCCGGGCTCGCGTTTATCGACGGGCAGGCCGCGCACGCGAGCGCCGTGCGCCCGGTCTGGTGGGGCCTAGGGATCAACGCCGTTCACGTGGGCGCGATGGGACTGTGGGGCGGCACCCTGGCGTTGGCCCTGCTGTCCCGTCCCGCGGCCGCGAGCCGGCCGCCAACCGTGACGGTGCGGCCGGTGGCTTCGGTGGGGCGGCTCGCGCTGGCCGCCGGTATTGCCGCCGTCGCGAGCGGGGTCGTGATGGCGTTCCAGCACCTGGCCGGGTTCCGGGATTTTGTCGCGAATCCGTACGGGCGGACGCTTGCGGTGAAGATCTGCGCGGTTGCGGCGGCGGCGGGACTGGGATGGTTCGGCGTCCGCCGGCAGACGGCGCGGCGGCTCCTCACGTGGGAGGCGGCGGCGATGCTGGTGGTCTTCGCCCTGGCGGGAATACTGGTGCTGCTGCGGCCGCCCGTACCGTGA
- a CDS encoding potassium channel family protein: protein MRLIVSLAGICLIVSMLWDAFETVVLPRRVSRRVRVAFYIGYLWRAWVGIVGRIQRRSRREAYLAYFGPLVTLSLLAVWALGLILGFAMLHWGLGSQMSAPESHPGFGTDVYLSGTTFFTLGLGDVVPKSVPARIVLVVEGGVGFSFLALIISYLPVIYQAFSRRESRISVLDAWAGSPPSAGELLRRAGGDRALLEPFLREWEGWAAELLESHISYPVLVYFRSQHDNESWLSALTAILDTCALVIGAVEGAPRRVAELTFAMARHAVVDISIMFNQPPDPPRQDRLPEADRAALTAMLRVNGCKLRDDAEATARVDELRRMYEPYVNALSRRLAMPLPAWLGVQGARDNWQKSRWR from the coding sequence GTGCGGTTGATCGTCAGCCTGGCCGGAATATGCCTGATCGTCTCGATGCTCTGGGACGCCTTCGAAACCGTCGTCCTGCCGAGACGGGTGTCCCGCCGCGTCCGCGTGGCTTTCTACATTGGGTACCTGTGGCGCGCGTGGGTCGGGATCGTCGGCCGCATACAGCGAAGAAGCCGGCGCGAAGCCTACCTCGCGTATTTCGGACCCCTCGTGACGCTGAGCCTGCTGGCCGTGTGGGCCCTGGGTCTGATCCTCGGGTTCGCGATGCTGCACTGGGGCCTCGGCTCGCAAATGAGCGCGCCGGAAAGCCATCCCGGGTTCGGTACGGACGTGTACCTCAGCGGGACGACATTCTTCACGCTGGGGCTCGGGGATGTCGTGCCGAAGTCCGTGCCCGCGCGGATTGTCCTCGTGGTGGAGGGCGGAGTCGGATTTTCGTTCCTGGCCTTGATCATTTCGTACCTGCCGGTAATCTACCAGGCGTTCTCCCGCCGGGAGTCGCGGATCTCGGTTCTCGATGCCTGGGCCGGGTCTCCGCCGAGCGCCGGGGAACTGCTGCGGCGCGCCGGGGGCGACCGCGCGCTGCTCGAGCCGTTCCTGCGCGAGTGGGAGGGATGGGCGGCCGAGTTGCTCGAGAGCCATATCTCGTACCCGGTGCTGGTGTACTTTCGGTCCCAGCACGACAACGAATCCTGGCTCTCCGCGCTGACGGCGATCCTGGACACGTGCGCGCTGGTCATCGGCGCGGTCGAAGGAGCGCCGCGGCGGGTGGCGGAGCTCACCTTCGCCATGGCGCGCCACGCCGTCGTCGACATCAGCATCATGTTCAACCAGCCGCCCGATCCGCCGCGGCAGGACCGCCTGCCGGAGGCCGACCGGGCCGCGCTCACGGCGATGCTGCGGGTCAACGGGTGCAAGCTCCGCGATGACGCGGAGGCGACGGCGCGCGTCGACGAACTGCGCCGGATGTACGAGCCGTACGTCAACGCGCTCTCGCGCCGCCTCGCGATGCCGCTGCCGGCCTGGCTCGGGGTGCAGGGTGCGCGCGACAATTGGCAGAAGAGCAGGTGGCGGTGA
- a CDS encoding Maf family protein has protein sequence MAEEQVAVIVLASASPRRAELLASAGLPFVVVPSSVVEERLPDEPPDAFVRRLAAAKARDVAAARSRSTRDFVLAADTDVVLDGDVLGKPRDEDDARAMLARLSGRVHDVVTGYEVYDAAAGRADGAVVRTRVEFAALGRGEIDAYVATGEPMGKAGGYAIQGRAAGMIRRIEGSYTNVVGLPLREVLETLARMGAL, from the coding sequence TTGGCAGAAGAGCAGGTGGCGGTGATCGTCCTGGCCTCCGCTTCGCCGAGGCGCGCCGAACTGCTGGCGTCGGCGGGGCTGCCGTTCGTCGTCGTTCCAAGCAGCGTCGTTGAGGAACGCCTGCCCGATGAGCCGCCGGACGCCTTCGTCCGCCGGCTGGCCGCGGCGAAGGCGCGAGACGTCGCCGCCGCGCGGTCCCGCTCCACGCGGGACTTCGTGCTCGCGGCGGACACGGACGTCGTGCTCGACGGCGACGTCCTCGGCAAGCCGCGCGACGAGGACGACGCACGGGCGATGCTCGCGCGGCTGTCCGGACGCGTCCACGACGTGGTGACGGGATACGAAGTGTACGATGCCGCGGCCGGCCGGGCGGACGGCGCCGTCGTGCGAACGCGCGTGGAGTTCGCGGCGCTCGGCCGCGGAGAGATCGACGCCTACGTGGCGACGGGCGAGCCGATGGGCAAGGCGGGCGGATACGCGATCCAGGGGAGGGCGGCGGGAATGATCCGGCGGATCGAAGGATCCTACACGAACGTCGTGGGGCTTCCACTTCGCGAGGTGCTGGAGACGCTGGCGCGGATGGGAGCGCTGTGA
- a CDS encoding D-2-hydroxyacid dehydrogenase produces the protein MTAAQPHAAGAARTVPVLIASYLEPELVERIRAVPGVEVMYEPDLLAKPTYQGQHHGQPFSRGAQDEARWRALLARAEVLFDFDFTNLDRIPALAPRVRWIQASSAGIGEMLVRTRLIDSPIAFTTAAGVHASALAEFCVMGMLVFVKDLFRLKAEQAAHHWERYCAREVRGMTLGIIGLGSVGREVARMGHALGMRVIGTKRTIPPDGVPHVERVLPPDRTEEVVREADVLVLIVPQTSGTRRLLGEQELRSMKRGAILVNIARGAIVDERAMIAALHDGHLGGAVLDVFAKEPLPEDSTLWDLPNVIVSPHSASTVPGENSRLTDLFCENLRRYREDRPLLNLFDRERLY, from the coding sequence GTGACGGCCGCGCAGCCGCATGCGGCAGGTGCGGCGCGGACGGTCCCGGTGCTCATCGCGTCGTACCTCGAACCCGAGCTCGTCGAACGGATTCGCGCCGTCCCGGGCGTCGAGGTGATGTACGAGCCGGATCTGCTTGCGAAACCCACCTATCAAGGACAGCACCACGGGCAGCCCTTTTCGCGGGGCGCGCAGGATGAGGCGCGGTGGCGCGCGCTGCTCGCGCGCGCGGAAGTCCTCTTCGACTTCGACTTCACGAATCTCGACCGCATCCCGGCGCTCGCGCCGCGCGTCCGCTGGATCCAGGCGTCGAGCGCCGGCATCGGCGAGATGCTGGTCCGTACCCGGCTGATCGACTCCCCGATCGCTTTTACGACGGCGGCCGGCGTCCACGCGAGCGCGCTCGCCGAATTCTGCGTCATGGGGATGCTCGTCTTCGTCAAGGACCTCTTCCGCTTGAAGGCCGAACAGGCCGCGCATCACTGGGAACGCTACTGCGCCCGCGAGGTGCGCGGCATGACGCTCGGCATCATCGGTCTCGGCAGCGTGGGCCGGGAGGTCGCGCGCATGGGCCACGCGCTCGGCATGCGGGTCATCGGGACGAAGCGCACCATCCCGCCGGACGGCGTGCCGCACGTCGAGCGCGTCCTCCCCCCGGACCGGACCGAGGAGGTCGTGCGGGAGGCGGACGTTCTCGTCCTCATCGTGCCGCAGACGTCCGGGACGCGCCGGCTGTTGGGCGAGCAGGAACTGCGGAGCATGAAGCGGGGCGCGATTCTCGTCAACATCGCCCGCGGCGCGATCGTCGACGAGCGGGCGATGATCGCGGCGCTGCACGACGGACACCTGGGCGGCGCGGTGCTCGATGTGTTCGCCAAGGAGCCGCTGCCCGAGGACAGCACGTTATGGGATCTGCCCAACGTGATCGTGAGCCCGCACTCGGCCAGCACCGTTCCGGGCGAGAACTCCCGGCTGACCGACCTGTTTTGCGAGAATCTGCGCCGCTATCGGGAGGACAGGCCCCTACTCAACCTCTTTGACCGGGAGCGGCTGTATTGA
- a CDS encoding HU family DNA-binding protein has translation MTKAQFTARLADKLKLKKAETGRIVDEFTDLIIGTMKKGDRVRFPGFGTFKISKRKARVARNPQTGEPVKVPARTVPRFTAAKELKEAVKRA, from the coding sequence ATGACGAAGGCTCAGTTCACGGCGAGGCTCGCCGACAAACTCAAACTAAAGAAGGCCGAGACCGGCCGGATTGTCGACGAGTTCACCGATCTGATTATCGGCACGATGAAGAAAGGCGACCGGGTCCGGTTCCCCGGGTTCGGGACGTTCAAGATCTCCAAGCGGAAGGCGCGAGTCGCCCGCAACCCCCAGACCGGCGAGCCGGTGAAGGTGCCGGCGCGGACCGTTCCAAGGTTTACGGCTGCCAAGGAACTCAAGGAGGCCGTGAAGCGCGCGTAG
- a CDS encoding 2-oxoacid:acceptor oxidoreductase subunit alpha has product MQINRMKLLVGGVQLRDGVSTITDILGRLLTRSGLHVWAVERGFASTIYGAHQYDPLVISTEPPVSWGDARVDILVGLEYDANPDSKIQPNRDTLLRHAGELNDGGVCLYDSSTGVVPTDDLEARGVRVFPIPARQIAQRDLKKEVVKNVVMTGALFRLLEFDQDETRLRQLLEERFAKRGGGLVDLNLEAARRGRAAAEAILKERGWRDIGYRLEPVAGRPPAVYIGGNEALAIGAIQAGVRFYAGYPITPATSILEFMQRHLPRYGGRALQGANERESIRAALGSAAAGVLSMVGTSGPGLSLKVEEIGVSGITETPLVIVDTMRAGPSTGMPTKPEQGDLWLVTGGGHGEIPRIVLAPSTIEECCSMMRDAVRLSDRYQCPVFFMTDLNLSEGRATVREDAFRDGRRVERELMSDTDVHGERYLRYRLTDSGISPRLVPGTRGVTAKVNSTEHDEAGFVSTDRPMRVAQMDKRMRKMTEYLNHDAKPPQVYGTLGKGPILVGWGSTKAVLLDARERLRAEGVDAAVVHFTHLWPFPTHLAKPLLDRGVPVVVCEHNYLGQFAGLIQAHCIIPTRRVLKYNGRPLHPSEVVRAVHEVTRNGAGTIRLGGKDAVKVEVMLDV; this is encoded by the coding sequence ATGCAGATCAACCGAATGAAGCTGCTCGTCGGCGGTGTGCAGCTTCGCGACGGCGTCTCGACGATTACCGACATCCTGGGGCGCCTGCTGACCCGATCCGGGCTCCACGTTTGGGCCGTAGAACGCGGATTTGCCTCGACGATCTACGGCGCGCACCAATACGACCCGCTCGTCATCTCGACCGAACCCCCGGTCTCCTGGGGCGACGCGCGGGTCGATATTCTTGTCGGCCTCGAATACGACGCCAACCCCGATTCGAAAATCCAGCCCAACCGCGACACGCTGCTGCGGCACGCCGGTGAGCTCAACGACGGCGGCGTCTGCCTCTACGACAGTTCGACCGGCGTCGTTCCGACGGACGATCTGGAAGCCCGCGGGGTGCGGGTGTTCCCGATCCCCGCCCGGCAGATCGCTCAGCGCGACCTGAAGAAGGAAGTCGTTAAGAACGTCGTGATGACCGGCGCCCTGTTCCGGCTTCTCGAGTTCGACCAGGACGAGACGCGGCTGCGGCAGCTGCTCGAAGAGCGGTTCGCCAAGCGCGGCGGCGGGCTCGTCGATCTGAACCTCGAGGCGGCCCGGCGCGGCCGGGCGGCGGCGGAGGCGATCCTCAAGGAGCGCGGATGGCGCGACATCGGCTACCGGCTCGAACCGGTCGCCGGCCGCCCGCCCGCGGTGTACATCGGCGGCAACGAAGCGTTGGCGATCGGCGCGATTCAGGCCGGCGTGCGGTTCTACGCCGGGTACCCGATCACGCCGGCCACGTCCATCCTCGAGTTCATGCAGCGCCACCTGCCGCGGTACGGCGGCCGCGCGCTCCAGGGCGCGAACGAGCGCGAGTCGATCCGCGCGGCGCTCGGGTCGGCCGCGGCCGGCGTGCTCAGCATGGTCGGGACCAGCGGTCCCGGCCTGTCGCTCAAAGTGGAAGAGATCGGCGTCTCCGGTATCACCGAGACGCCGCTCGTCATCGTCGACACGATGCGCGCCGGCCCGTCCACGGGGATGCCCACCAAGCCCGAACAGGGCGATCTCTGGCTGGTGACCGGCGGGGGGCACGGGGAAATTCCGCGCATTGTCCTGGCGCCGTCGACGATCGAAGAGTGCTGCTCGATGATGCGCGACGCGGTGCGGCTGTCGGACAGATATCAATGTCCGGTGTTCTTCATGACCGACCTCAACCTGAGCGAAGGCCGCGCCACGGTGCGGGAGGACGCCTTCCGCGACGGCCGCCGGGTCGAGCGCGAGCTGATGAGCGACACCGACGTGCACGGCGAACGGTATCTCCGCTACCGCCTCACCGACTCCGGGATTTCGCCGCGTCTCGTGCCCGGCACCCGCGGCGTCACCGCCAAGGTGAACAGCACCGAGCACGACGAGGCCGGCTTCGTCTCGACGGACCGGCCGATGCGCGTCGCGCAGATGGACAAGCGCATGCGCAAGATGACGGAATACTTGAATCACGACGCCAAGCCGCCCCAGGTGTACGGGACGCTGGGCAAGGGGCCGATCCTGGTGGGGTGGGGGTCGACCAAAGCGGTCCTGCTGGACGCGCGCGAGCGGCTGCGCGCCGAGGGCGTCGACGCCGCGGTCGTGCACTTCACGCACCTGTGGCCGTTCCCGACCCACCTCGCGAAGCCGCTGCTCGATCGCGGCGTGCCGGTGGTCGTCTGCGAGCACAATTACCTGGGGCAGTTCGCCGGGTTGATCCAGGCGCACTGCATCATCCCGACGCGGCGCGTGCTCAAGTACAACGGGCGCCCGCTGCATCCGTCCGAGGTCGTCCGCGCCGTGCACGAGGTCACGCGCAACGGCGCCGGCACGATTCGCCTCGGTGGCAAGGATGCGGTGAAGGTCGAGGTGATGCTCGATGTCTGA
- a CDS encoding thiamine pyrophosphate-dependent enzyme has translation MSDTKPAQPVKSVWEQNAAPRHRIQWCPGCGDYAVLNALKAALTSLELTPSEVFLVGGIGCSGQIRNYLNGNTFYGTHGGALAYALGAKMANPDLKVITLAGDGDTLAIGVENFVHICRRDPDITLVIMDNGVYGLTKGQDSPSWGLGQPEMKVSEEHPPFLDPLKLALASDATFVAQSFSGDPKMTTQLIVEAVRHPGFAMLNDFSPCVTYNKLNTYDWFRDHVEPVPDGHDVTSQEAAERLIHDFDRRQKLPVGIIYRHPRAKLPAKRLPLWPAELANVDAEPMLQGFR, from the coding sequence ATGTCTGACACGAAGCCGGCGCAGCCGGTGAAGTCGGTCTGGGAGCAGAACGCGGCGCCGCGGCACCGGATTCAGTGGTGTCCCGGCTGCGGCGACTACGCCGTCCTGAACGCGCTCAAGGCGGCGCTGACGAGCCTCGAACTGACTCCGTCGGAAGTGTTTCTCGTCGGCGGGATCGGCTGCTCCGGTCAGATCCGCAACTACTTGAACGGCAATACCTTTTACGGGACTCACGGTGGAGCGCTCGCCTACGCCCTCGGCGCGAAGATGGCCAATCCGGACCTGAAGGTCATCACGCTTGCCGGCGACGGCGACACGCTGGCGATCGGCGTGGAGAATTTCGTGCACATCTGCCGGCGCGATCCGGATATCACCCTCGTGATCATGGACAACGGCGTCTACGGCCTGACGAAGGGGCAGGATTCCCCGTCGTGGGGCCTCGGGCAGCCCGAGATGAAGGTCTCCGAGGAGCACCCGCCGTTTCTGGACCCGCTGAAGCTCGCGCTGGCGTCCGACGCGACCTTTGTCGCGCAGTCGTTCTCGGGCGATCCGAAGATGACGACCCAACTGATCGTCGAAGCGGTCCGGCACCCCGGCTTCGCGATGCTCAACGATTTTTCTCCCTGCGTGACCTACAACAAGCTCAACACATACGACTGGTTTCGGGATCATGTCGAGCCGGTGCCGGACGGCCACGATGTCACCAGCCAGGAGGCCGCGGAGCGGCTCATCCACGACTTCGACCGCCGGCAGAAGCTTCCGGTGGGCATCATTTACCGTCATCCGCGCGCGAAGCTGCCGGCCAAACGTCTGCCGCTGTGGCCCGCCGAGCTCGCGAACGTCGATGCCGAGCCGATGCTCCAGGGATTCAGGTAA